In Halorhabdus tiamatea SARL4B, a genomic segment contains:
- a CDS encoding flavin reductase family protein, which yields MVDAEQFRSVLGQFATGVTVVTLPGDPPHGITVSAFASLSIDPPLVLISLDHDTDAHRRLADGDDDGFAVNILARDQREVGEFFAGMTDDGDPLAEATDAPATGAPVFGDDLAYVDCSLYDSFEAGDHTVYVGRVEAADVLNPEAEPLTYHRGEWGTIPAAASDA from the coding sequence ATGGTCGACGCCGAGCAGTTTCGGTCCGTCCTCGGCCAGTTCGCGACTGGTGTGACCGTCGTGACGCTGCCGGGTGACCCGCCACACGGCATCACCGTCAGCGCCTTCGCCAGCCTGTCGATAGACCCGCCGCTCGTGTTGATCTCGCTCGACCACGACACCGACGCCCACCGGCGACTCGCCGACGGAGACGACGACGGGTTCGCCGTCAACATCCTCGCCCGTGACCAGCGCGAGGTCGGCGAGTTCTTCGCGGGCATGACCGACGACGGCGACCCGCTCGCCGAGGCGACCGACGCGCCGGCCACGGGTGCGCCCGTCTTCGGCGACGACCTCGCGTACGTCGATTGCTCGCTGTACGACAGCTTCGAGGCGGGCGATCACACGGTCTACGTCGGGCGCGTCGAGGCGGCCGACGTCCTGAACCCAGAGGCCGAACCGCTCACCTATCACCGCGGCGAGTGGGGGACGATTCCGGCGGCGGCAAGCGACGCCTGA
- the arcS gene encoding archaeosine synthase subunit alpha — MTEYFEVIDRDGAARIGDLRLAASITTPALVDDVLADAGSLWTTDRQVPEGDEETLTVLPYRGFPAGTPGEVQTAFDPAVPDVEYPSAAVVSPETAADHGTDAYVLSGGPGLVGHSEAFVEAIVETRESIPPDAGLYLPGVATPGNVATLAYAGVDLFDTDRAVVRGTQGWYLTRDGEYRLDDLEELPCSCPACQQDVDEFDREDCVEHNENVLEAEIRTVRNRIRDGRLRDYIEGQARHEQWLTATVRRLDDEYAYLEQRTPLLRKAEITASTDDTLRRVEIQRFAERVTDRYRNRFDAPLVLVPCSATKPYSESQSHGQFREAINYRGHVASMTSPIGVVPQELELTYPAQHYDTVVTGRWSETEIEFVADILEAYLAANDYPRVIAHVPADYQAITERVEDRLDVEFEYTVADHPTTDESLANLSEALAGEPKYRKRERQHNVIRAIADYQFGAGAGDELFGEFTVESRYPKLRVRDGEGEQLAAMVPEYGVLALTLAGARQWVDADLPTKRVEIDDFVPHGSVLAPGIVDADESIRVGDEVIFEGPSAFAIGRANMSGPEMVASSRGIASEVRHVEEK, encoded by the coding sequence ATGACCGAGTACTTCGAAGTGATCGACCGGGACGGGGCCGCCAGGATCGGCGACCTCCGACTCGCCGCGTCGATCACCACGCCGGCGCTGGTCGACGACGTGCTTGCCGACGCCGGCAGCCTCTGGACGACGGATCGCCAGGTTCCCGAGGGCGACGAGGAGACGCTGACCGTCCTCCCGTATCGCGGGTTCCCGGCCGGGACGCCCGGGGAGGTCCAGACGGCCTTCGACCCCGCCGTCCCGGACGTCGAGTATCCCAGTGCCGCCGTCGTCTCCCCCGAGACGGCCGCCGATCACGGCACTGACGCGTACGTCCTCTCCGGCGGGCCGGGACTGGTCGGTCACAGCGAGGCGTTCGTCGAGGCCATCGTCGAAACTCGCGAGTCGATCCCGCCGGACGCCGGACTCTATCTCCCGGGGGTTGCCACGCCCGGCAACGTCGCCACCCTCGCGTATGCGGGCGTCGACCTCTTCGACACTGATCGGGCCGTCGTCCGCGGGACCCAGGGCTGGTATCTCACCCGCGACGGCGAGTACCGACTCGACGACCTCGAGGAACTCCCGTGTTCGTGCCCGGCGTGCCAGCAGGACGTCGACGAGTTCGACCGGGAGGACTGCGTCGAGCACAACGAGAACGTCCTGGAAGCCGAGATCAGGACCGTTCGCAACCGGATTCGCGATGGACGACTTCGGGACTACATCGAGGGCCAGGCCCGCCACGAGCAGTGGCTGACCGCGACCGTCCGGCGGCTCGACGACGAGTACGCCTACCTCGAACAGCGCACGCCGCTGCTCCGGAAGGCCGAGATCACGGCGTCGACCGACGACACCCTCCGGCGGGTCGAGATCCAGCGCTTCGCCGAGCGCGTCACCGACCGCTATCGCAACCGGTTCGACGCGCCCCTCGTTCTGGTCCCGTGCTCGGCGACCAAACCCTACAGCGAGTCCCAGAGCCACGGCCAGTTCCGCGAGGCGATCAACTACCGCGGCCACGTCGCCTCGATGACCTCGCCGATCGGCGTCGTCCCCCAGGAACTCGAACTCACCTACCCGGCCCAGCACTACGACACCGTCGTGACCGGCCGGTGGTCCGAAACTGAAATCGAATTCGTCGCGGACATCCTCGAAGCCTACCTCGCGGCCAACGACTACCCGCGTGTCATCGCTCACGTCCCGGCGGACTATCAGGCGATCACCGAGCGCGTCGAGGATCGCCTCGATGTCGAGTTCGAATACACCGTCGCCGATCACCCCACGACTGACGAATCACTGGCGAACCTTTCGGAGGCGCTCGCCGGCGAACCCAAGTACCGCAAGCGCGAGCGCCAGCACAACGTGATCCGCGCCATCGCCGACTACCAGTTCGGCGCGGGCGCTGGCGACGAACTCTTCGGCGAGTTCACCGTCGAGAGTCGGTATCCCAAGCTCCGGGTTCGAGACGGCGAGGGCGAGCAACTCGCCGCGATGGTGCCCGAGTACGGCGTCCTCGCGCTGACGCTCGCCGGCGCTCGACAGTGGGTCGACGCTGACCTCCCCACCAAGCGCGTCGAGATCGACGACTTCGTGCCCCACGGGAGCGTCCTCGCGCCGGGGATCGTCGACGCCGACGAGTCGATCCGCGTCGGCGACGAGGTGATCTTCGAGGGGCCCTCCGCCTTCGCGATCGGCCGCGCGAACATGAGCGGCCCGGAGATGGTCGCCAGTTCGCGGGGCATCGCCAGCGAGGTTCGCCACGTCGAAGAAAAATGA
- a CDS encoding VanZ family protein produces the protein MSERGRRGDRPLRWLVGLVVAAILFVAAVVEPSPGIARYGPFGIFTRAIWLHAFGYAFLSLTLLYALLDTPDGPTVSPLVVPVIVVAYGTLLELVQLLIPYRTFAVGDILADAVGAVAVVAVWAYGRAALSALGFRRS, from the coding sequence ATGAGCGAGAGGGGCCGGCGAGGCGACCGGCCGCTGCGGTGGCTAGTCGGCCTCGTCGTCGCGGCGATCCTCTTCGTCGCGGCAGTCGTCGAACCCTCGCCGGGGATCGCCCGATACGGGCCGTTTGGCATCTTCACCCGGGCGATCTGGCTCCACGCCTTCGGGTACGCCTTCCTCAGTCTGACGCTTTTGTACGCACTGCTGGACACCCCCGACGGTCCGACGGTCTCCCCGCTCGTCGTGCCGGTCATCGTCGTGGCCTACGGAACCCTGCTCGAACTCGTTCAGCTGTTGATTCCCTACCGCACCTTTGCCGTCGGGGACATCCTTGCGGACGCTGTGGGAGCCGTCGCGGTGGTCGCCGTATGGGCGTACGGTCGAGCCGCGCTGTCGGCGCTCGGGTTTCGGCGGTCGTGA
- a CDS encoding archaeosine biosynthesis radical SAM protein RaSEA: MSQPSPDVYEQGRGMDAHNQVMREIRARNDASYEPDEPTRVWIDRDNTPDGVLDSLTIVLNTGGCRWARAGGCTMCGYVAESVDGGTVAHADLLAQIDAALEQERETHDGTCRQVKIYTSGSFLDEREVPAETRGAIAERFGDRDRIVVESLPDFVDREKIADFREQGLETDVAIGLETATDRVRHDCVNKYFDFADFEDACAEAVAADAGVKAYLLMKPPFLSESEAIDDMISSVKRCGAVEGCHTVSMNPTNVQRYTMVEQLYFDGGYRPPWLWSVVEVLRETVEEDVTVVSDPVGHGSDRGPHNCGECDDHVQTAIKDFNLRQDPSVFSQVECECERTWEAVREREKNYSLPLAQ, translated from the coding sequence ATGAGCCAGCCGAGTCCGGACGTCTACGAGCAGGGACGGGGCATGGACGCCCACAACCAGGTGATGCGGGAGATCCGAGCCCGCAACGACGCCTCCTACGAACCCGACGAGCCCACCCGGGTCTGGATCGACCGGGACAACACGCCCGACGGCGTACTCGATTCGCTGACGATCGTCCTCAACACCGGCGGGTGTCGGTGGGCACGGGCCGGCGGCTGCACGATGTGTGGCTACGTCGCCGAGAGCGTCGACGGCGGCACGGTCGCCCACGCGGACCTCCTCGCCCAGATCGACGCCGCGCTCGAACAGGAACGCGAGACCCACGACGGCACCTGTCGGCAGGTCAAGATCTACACGTCGGGGAGCTTCCTCGACGAGCGCGAGGTCCCCGCCGAGACGCGGGGGGCCATCGCCGAGCGCTTCGGCGACCGCGATCGGATCGTCGTCGAGTCCCTGCCCGATTTCGTCGACCGCGAGAAGATCGCTGACTTTCGCGAGCAAGGGCTCGAAACCGATGTCGCAATCGGTTTAGAGACGGCGACAGATCGGGTCCGTCACGACTGCGTCAACAAGTACTTCGACTTCGCCGACTTCGAGGACGCCTGCGCGGAGGCCGTCGCCGCCGACGCCGGCGTGAAGGCCTATCTCCTCATGAAGCCGCCCTTCCTCAGCGAGAGCGAGGCCATCGACGACATGATCTCTTCTGTCAAGCGGTGTGGGGCCGTCGAGGGCTGCCACACCGTCTCGATGAACCCGACGAACGTCCAGCGCTACACCATGGTCGAACAGCTCTATTTCGACGGCGGCTACCGCCCGCCGTGGCTCTGGAGTGTCGTCGAAGTCCTCCGGGAGACGGTCGAGGAAGACGTCACCGTCGTCTCGGATCCCGTCGGCCACGGCAGCGACCGCGGGCCGCACAACTGCGGGGAGTGTGACGACCACGTCCAGACGGCGATCAAGGATTTCAACCTCCGGCAGGACCCGAGCGTCTTCTCGCAGGTCGAGTGTGAGTGTGAACGAACCTGGGAGGCAGTCCGGGAGCGCGAGAAAAACTACTCGCTGCCGCTGGCGCAGTGA
- a CDS encoding DUF7860 family protein encodes MAPTRDMDYATWTKNSFLLGVALLAIGAVGHVLGPTLIGQLPEWEATLLLDLEISGVLIGLIAPFTFGIVLPLTE; translated from the coding sequence ATGGCACCGACTCGGGACATGGATTACGCAACGTGGACGAAAAACAGCTTTCTCCTCGGCGTTGCCCTCCTCGCGATCGGCGCAGTAGGGCACGTTCTCGGCCCCACACTGATCGGCCAACTACCGGAGTGGGAGGCAACGCTACTGCTCGATCTGGAGATCAGCGGCGTGTTGATCGGGCTCATCGCGCCCTTTACCTTCGGCATCGTCCTCCCGCTGACGGAGTAG
- a CDS encoding HIT family protein, which produces MSDCVFCSIVEGELPSHTVHETADALAFLDANPLARGHTLVVPKDHHERLADVPSETATGFYEALHDVVPAVEAAVDAPATTVAVNNGEPAGQEVPHVHAHVIPRFPDDDAGPVHALFARRPRFSDAEQDAIAEEITINI; this is translated from the coding sequence ATGTCCGACTGCGTGTTCTGTTCGATCGTCGAGGGCGAACTACCGAGCCACACCGTCCACGAGACGGCGGACGCACTGGCGTTTCTCGACGCCAACCCGCTCGCGAGGGGGCACACGCTCGTGGTTCCGAAGGATCACCACGAGCGCCTCGCCGACGTCCCATCCGAGACGGCAACGGGATTCTACGAAGCGCTACACGACGTCGTGCCTGCCGTCGAGGCGGCCGTCGACGCCCCGGCAACCACTGTCGCGGTCAACAACGGTGAACCCGCCGGTCAAGAGGTTCCGCACGTCCACGCTCACGTTATCCCTCGCTTTCCAGACGACGACGCCGGGCCGGTTCACGCGCTCTTTGCCAGACGCCCCCGGTTTTCGGACGCTGAACAGGACGCCATCGCGGAAGAAATCACGATCAATATCTGA